One window of Elaeis guineensis isolate ETL-2024a chromosome 11, EG11, whole genome shotgun sequence genomic DNA carries:
- the LOC140852629 gene encoding uncharacterized protein: protein MNDLHHYSEPHTQECNTKKMMAEDGGWTTILSFLIAVCAIVMATFSTGIDTQSFQFCKDDIRSEDDVPYSYEIFHFIFAMGAMYFAMLFISWELDQPTRKWSIDVGWASTWVKIINEWFAASIYLWKLISPVVMRDKAINQEQHVQTVQVSV from the exons ATGAATGACTTGCACCATTACAGTGAACCTCACACTCAGGAATGCAACACAAAAAAGATGATGGCTGAGGATGGTGGCTGGACTACCATACTG AGCTTTCTAATTGCTGTCTGTGCAATTGTAATGGCAACCTTTTCAACTGGGATTGATACACAGTCTTTTCAG TTCTGTAAGGATGACATtcgatcagaagatgatgtcCCATATAGTTATGAGATATTCCACTTCATATTTGCGATGGGAGCAATGTATTTTGCAATGCTATTCATTAGCTGGGAATTGGATCAACCAACTAGAAA ATGGAGCATCGATGTTGGTTGGGCAAGTACGTGGGTGAAAATTATCAATGAATGGTTTGCTGCCAGCATATATT TGTGGAAACTGATCTCCCCTGTTGTAATGAGGGACAAAGCCATCAATCAGGAACAACATGTGCAGACTGTTCAAGTATCGGTATGA
- the LOC140852529 gene encoding uncharacterized protein: MTVLEYANKFNELDRFCPQLMEFEKSKANRFEQDLRYEIRSHLSSHIFNNYKDILERALKVESELKRVDLERGDRKRSRSAENLRDQQKNFKNNNSDKKKESISCSYYEKNHNGSCLKRIGACFLCGEKGHMARDCPNKKKDDSRPNKLVDQKQKGNARVFALNQQEANTSDQVVTEK; encoded by the exons atgactgtattagaatatgctaacaaatttaatgagctagaccgcttctgcccccagcttatggagttcgaaaaaagtaaagctaacagattcgaacaagatttaagatatgaaattcgGTCCCatctgtcttctcatattttcaataactacaaggacatactggagcgagctttgaaagtggagtctgaattgaaaagagtaGACCTAGAAAGAGGAGATAGAAAGAGATCGAGATCAGCAGAAAATCTAAGGGAtcagcaaaaaaattttaaaaataataactctgataagaagaaagaatctatATCCTGCTcatattatgaaaaaaatcataatggatcttgtctcaagaggataggagcatgcttcttatgtggcgagaaaggacatatggctcgtgattgcccaaataagaaaaaagatgactcTAGACCTAACAAACTAGTTGATCAAAAACAGAAAGGAAATGCACGAGTGTTTGCTTTAAACCAACAGGAGGCCAATACAAgtgatcaagtggtgacag agaaataa